In Candidatus Margulisiibacteriota bacterium, the following proteins share a genomic window:
- the rfbF gene encoding glucose-1-phosphate cytidylyltransferase — translation MSKPKVVILCGGKGTRMREETEVRPKPLVEIGGRPILWHIMKGYAYYGFNEFVLCLGYKGGMIKDYFYHYNVLMNDFTIRLDGKREVTYHNQADEVDWKVTLVDTGLNALKGARIKQIEKYIDGDQFLLTYGDGIADVEVNDLIAFHKKHGKIGTLTGVRPPSRFGDLIVENGQVKKFTEKPQASAGLINGGYFVLNRKIFDYLTTDEDCDFEMGALEKLAEEKQLMVYDHKGSWECMDTVRETEHLNNLWQNNKAFWRKW, via the coding sequence ATGTCCAAACCGAAAGTCGTGATCCTGTGCGGCGGCAAAGGGACCCGGATGAGGGAAGAGACCGAAGTGCGTCCCAAGCCGCTGGTCGAGATCGGCGGCCGGCCGATCCTCTGGCACATCATGAAAGGCTATGCCTACTATGGCTTTAACGAGTTTGTTCTCTGTCTCGGCTACAAGGGGGGGATGATCAAGGATTATTTCTACCACTACAACGTTCTGATGAACGATTTTACCATCAGGCTTGACGGCAAGCGGGAAGTGACCTACCACAACCAGGCCGACGAAGTCGACTGGAAAGTGACCCTGGTCGATACCGGGCTCAACGCTCTCAAAGGGGCCAGGATCAAGCAGATCGAAAAATATATCGACGGCGACCAGTTCCTGCTGACCTACGGCGACGGGATCGCCGATGTCGAGGTTAACGACCTGATCGCCTTTCATAAAAAACATGGTAAAATTGGGACGTTGACTGGTGTCCGCCCGCCTTCCCGTTTTGGCGACCTGATCGTTGAGAACGGGCAGGTGAAGAAATTCACCGAAAAGCCCCAGGCCTCGGCCGGCCTGATTAACGGCGGTTATTTTGTCCTCAACCGGAAGATCTTCGATTACCTGACGACCGATGAGGATTGCGACTTTGAAATGGGGGCGTTGGAAAAACTGGCGGAAGAGAAGCAGCTGATGGTTTACGACCACAAGGGGTCATGGGAATGCATGGACACGGTCCGGGAAACAGAGCACCTGAACAACCTGTGGCAGAACAATAAAGCGTTTTGGAGGAAATGGTAA